Proteins from one Flavobacterium sp. N2038 genomic window:
- a CDS encoding TetR/AcrR family transcriptional regulator encodes MARTKEFNEDQALDKAIEIFWHKGYNGTSAQDLVTYLGLSRSSLYDTFGDKQKLFVKALKRYQEQGQNYIIELLENSENVKVTFTEIFKRAVIESLEDRITKGCFMVNSAVELAMHDSEIARIVHENQKVMEEAFYKALKKGQESGQISTKQDARLLARFIFNNYSGIRVLARGGEKDKKVYDDILKAILSLL; translated from the coding sequence ATGGCTAGAACGAAAGAATTTAATGAAGATCAGGCTTTAGACAAAGCAATTGAAATTTTTTGGCACAAAGGGTATAACGGAACTTCGGCGCAGGATTTGGTAACATATTTAGGTTTAAGTCGTTCCAGTTTATATGATACTTTTGGTGACAAACAAAAACTTTTTGTAAAAGCTCTAAAACGATATCAGGAACAAGGTCAGAATTATATCATTGAACTTTTAGAAAATTCTGAAAATGTAAAAGTTACTTTTACAGAAATTTTTAAACGAGCAGTAATTGAAAGTTTAGAAGACAGAATAACTAAAGGTTGTTTTATGGTAAACTCTGCCGTTGAGCTTGCTATGCATGATTCTGAAATTGCCAGAATAGTCCATGAGAATCAAAAGGTAATGGAAGAGGCTTTCTATAAAGCGTTAAAAAAAGGGCAGGAGTCTGGTCAGATTTCAACAAAACAAGATGCGAGATTGCTGGCACGATTTATCTTTAATAACTATTCCGGAATTAGAGTTTTGGCTCGTGGCGGTGAGAAAGATAAAAAAGTGTATGATGATATACTCAAAGCTATACTTTCCTTACTTTAA
- a CDS encoding glucose 1-dehydrogenase, which produces MKNLENKVAIVTGGNSGIGYAAAADLVSKGAKVIVTGRNKEALIKAETELNVTGIVADQSDLKSIDSLVEQVKAKFGKIDILFLNAGIASFAPVDSASEEHYDSIMNVNVKGVYFTVQKVLPILNDGGSIIFNTSINAHVGMPNSSVYAASKAAVLSLNKVFATELAPRKIRVNAVSPGPVETPLYGKLGLEKKEVDGFGAVLSEKILLKRFGKSSEIAKTVSFLASDDASFITGTEIVIDGGLTVNSVV; this is translated from the coding sequence ATGAAAAATTTAGAAAATAAAGTAGCAATAGTTACCGGAGGAAACAGTGGAATTGGATACGCAGCAGCAGCTGATTTAGTATCAAAAGGTGCGAAAGTAATTGTAACCGGAAGAAATAAAGAAGCTTTAATAAAAGCAGAAACAGAATTGAATGTTACCGGAATCGTTGCAGATCAATCTGATTTAAAATCAATTGATAGTTTGGTAGAACAAGTAAAAGCAAAATTCGGGAAAATAGATATTTTATTTTTGAATGCAGGTATTGCTTCTTTCGCTCCTGTTGATTCTGCTTCAGAAGAACATTATGACAGCATTATGAATGTAAATGTAAAAGGGGTTTATTTTACTGTTCAGAAAGTATTACCAATCTTAAATGACGGAGGTTCTATAATTTTTAATACTTCGATAAATGCTCATGTCGGAATGCCTAATTCTAGTGTTTATGCAGCAAGTAAAGCAGCAGTGCTGTCATTAAATAAAGTATTTGCCACAGAATTAGCTCCAAGAAAAATCAGAGTAAATGCAGTTTCTCCTGGTCCTGTTGAAACACCGCTTTATGGTAAATTAGGTTTAGAGAAAAAAGAGGTAGATGGTTTTGGAGCTGTGCTAAGCGAAAAGATTTTGTTGAAACGATTTGGAAAGTCTTCTGAAATTGCAAAAACAGTTAGCTTCCTGGCTTCAGATGATGCATCATTCATTACCGGAACAGAGATTGTTATCGACGGAGGTCTTACTGTAAATTCAGTAGTTTAA
- a CDS encoding metallophosphoesterase, giving the protein MKLFLDNHFIATIKNYSLAITTLFFIYSCATHKPQYGKNVSAIETENATDTIKIAHTFYLVGDAGNADEEQAQQTLELLQQKLKKSGKKSTLLFLGDNIYPKGFPGDKNPEDKALAETKLTNQLKLTKGFKGKTIFIPGNHDWYSGIKGMERQAEFVTKYLDDKKAFLPRKTCPIESVKIDSTATLVAIDSEWFLEDWNNHPTINDNCDIKTREDFFDELESILNKNQEKTVILAIHHPLLSNGTHGGQFSMEKQLFPLENKIPLPIIGSFINLLRKTSGVSPQDIQNKQYTIYAKRIKTLLQKQKNVIVVSGHDHNLQYISKENIQQIISGAGSKSEAARAIAPNDFSYGGNGYATLTLFKSGDAKVSYFGNENNKEKLLFEREIIKAKEINWAADIPNNFPPKLTTSIYSTKMTDKSFLHKFLFGQHYRKYYSMPIEAKTATVDTLMGGLKPIREGGGHQSVSLRMSDPKGREFVMRAMKKSATAFLQSVAFKDQYIVNDFEDTYTENFLLDFYTTSHPYTPFAIANLSDPIGLSHTNPILYYIPKQNGLGEFNSRFGDQLYMVEERPADNHLDGKNFGNPSNIIGTDDMIKNLHKDEKYAVDEKEYIKARLFDMLLGDWDRHSDQWRWGEYKKEDKVIYKPIPRDRDQAFVKYDGALLSLLMNIPALRHMRSFKDKIDNVKWLNREPYPMDLAFLKTAEEKDWIEQAKFIQENLTDSDIDNAFKNLPKEVQDETIEEIKQKLKSRKKELQKYAAEYFDVLSHTVMIAGTDKKDKFVLNHNIKKGIEIQVFRMKKEGDELIYTKNVTDAKTKNLWIYGLDDNDVFEVKGNEKSKIKIRLIGGQNNDTYNIENGKRVIVYDFKSKTNTYNLDSKTQTQLTDDYDVNLYNYEKPKYNVISGLPNIGYNPDDGVKLGFNLNYTVNNFKQNPYTQKHILNGFYYFATGGFEFNYVAHFPGLLGKWVIDVESQLTTPNFAMNYFGYGNETQNNDEELGMDYNRVRIRKFNVAGAIRHVGRYGSEFSLQPILQRMTVDETANRFIDIPGIVNPAVFDSQTYGGLKVKYTFKNSDFAAKPTLGMFFMIAGTWTANLDQTKQNFPTLESYLGFTHKIDHTGKLILATYVKGKAILNNNYEFYQGATLGGDTDLRGYRNERFLGNSYFSQSSDLRLTIGKIQRTVAPMTYGILGGFDYGRIWLDGENSRKWHQDYGGGLWINAINVITARISYFKSPDEVGRLIFGAAYSF; this is encoded by the coding sequence ATGAAATTGTTTTTGGATAATCATTTTATTGCTACGATTAAAAACTACTCATTAGCAATTACGACACTATTTTTCATTTATTCCTGTGCCACCCATAAACCTCAATATGGAAAAAATGTTAGTGCAATTGAAACAGAAAACGCAACTGATACAATAAAAATTGCACACACTTTTTATTTAGTTGGAGATGCCGGAAATGCAGATGAAGAGCAGGCACAACAAACATTGGAACTTTTACAACAAAAGTTAAAAAAGTCAGGTAAAAAATCTACACTTCTATTTTTAGGAGATAATATTTATCCAAAAGGTTTTCCTGGCGATAAAAATCCAGAAGACAAAGCTTTAGCAGAAACAAAACTTACTAATCAACTAAAATTGACGAAAGGATTTAAGGGGAAAACTATTTTTATTCCGGGAAATCATGACTGGTATAGCGGTATTAAAGGTATGGAACGTCAGGCTGAATTTGTTACCAAATATCTGGATGATAAAAAAGCATTTTTACCACGAAAAACATGTCCTATCGAATCTGTAAAAATTGACAGTACTGCAACGTTAGTTGCTATTGATAGCGAATGGTTTCTTGAAGACTGGAATAACCACCCTACTATAAATGACAATTGCGACATTAAAACCAGAGAAGATTTTTTTGATGAACTGGAAAGCATTCTTAATAAAAATCAGGAAAAAACGGTTATTCTTGCTATTCACCACCCATTATTAAGTAATGGAACACATGGTGGCCAATTTTCAATGGAAAAACAATTATTTCCTTTAGAGAACAAAATTCCACTTCCGATAATTGGGTCTTTTATCAACCTATTGAGAAAAACATCAGGAGTTAGTCCACAAGACATTCAAAACAAGCAATATACCATTTATGCTAAAAGAATTAAAACACTTTTACAGAAACAGAAAAATGTAATTGTTGTATCCGGGCATGATCATAATCTACAGTATATAAGCAAAGAAAACATCCAGCAAATTATTAGTGGTGCCGGATCAAAATCTGAGGCTGCACGAGCCATTGCGCCAAATGATTTTTCTTATGGAGGAAATGGTTATGCAACTTTAACGCTTTTTAAAAGCGGAGATGCCAAAGTTTCTTATTTTGGAAATGAAAACAACAAAGAGAAATTGCTTTTTGAGCGTGAAATTATAAAAGCTAAAGAAATCAATTGGGCGGCCGATATTCCAAATAACTTTCCTCCAAAACTAACCACTTCGATTTATTCAACAAAAATGACCGATAAAAGTTTTCTGCATAAATTTCTATTCGGTCAGCATTACAGAAAATATTACAGCATGCCAATCGAAGCCAAAACGGCAACTGTAGATACTTTAATGGGCGGTTTAAAACCTATTCGCGAAGGCGGAGGTCATCAATCTGTTTCCTTGCGAATGTCAGATCCAAAAGGTCGCGAATTTGTAATGCGTGCCATGAAGAAAAGTGCAACTGCATTTCTGCAATCTGTCGCTTTTAAAGATCAATATATTGTAAATGATTTTGAAGATACTTATACAGAAAATTTCTTACTGGATTTTTATACCACTTCTCACCCATATACTCCGTTTGCTATAGCAAATCTTTCAGATCCTATTGGGCTTTCACACACCAATCCAATTCTATATTATATTCCGAAACAAAATGGTTTAGGTGAATTTAATTCCCGTTTTGGCGATCAGTTATATATGGTCGAAGAAAGACCCGCAGACAATCATCTTGATGGAAAAAACTTTGGAAATCCAAGCAATATCATAGGAACTGATGATATGATAAAGAATCTTCATAAGGATGAAAAATATGCTGTTGACGAAAAAGAATATATAAAAGCCAGATTATTTGATATGCTTCTTGGTGACTGGGACAGACATAGTGATCAGTGGCGCTGGGGAGAATATAAAAAAGAAGATAAAGTAATTTATAAGCCTATTCCGAGAGACCGCGATCAGGCCTTTGTAAAATATGATGGTGCATTACTTTCTCTTTTAATGAACATTCCTGCGTTACGCCATATGCGAAGTTTTAAAGATAAAATCGACAATGTAAAATGGCTTAACAGAGAACCTTACCCAATGGATTTGGCTTTTTTAAAAACAGCCGAAGAAAAAGACTGGATCGAACAAGCAAAATTTATTCAGGAAAACTTAACCGATTCTGATATTGATAATGCATTTAAGAATTTACCCAAAGAAGTTCAGGATGAAACAATTGAAGAAATTAAACAAAAACTAAAAAGCAGAAAAAAAGAACTTCAAAAATATGCTGCAGAATATTTTGATGTTTTAAGTCATACTGTGATGATTGCAGGAACAGATAAAAAAGACAAATTTGTTTTAAATCACAATATTAAAAAAGGCATCGAAATTCAGGTTTTCAGAATGAAAAAAGAGGGCGACGAATTAATTTATACTAAAAATGTAACTGACGCCAAAACCAAAAATTTATGGATTTATGGTTTAGATGACAATGACGTTTTTGAAGTAAAAGGAAACGAGAAATCAAAAATTAAAATTCGTTTAATTGGTGGTCAAAACAATGATACTTACAACATTGAAAATGGAAAAAGAGTTATTGTCTACGATTTCAAATCAAAAACAAATACATACAATCTCGATTCTAAAACCCAAACCCAACTAACAGACGATTACGACGTTAACCTTTATAATTATGAAAAACCAAAATACAATGTGATTTCGGGACTTCCAAATATTGGCTATAATCCTGATGATGGTGTAAAACTAGGTTTCAATTTAAATTATACGGTGAACAATTTCAAACAAAATCCATATACTCAAAAACATATTTTAAACGGTTTCTATTATTTTGCAACAGGCGGTTTTGAATTTAATTATGTGGCACATTTTCCCGGATTACTGGGTAAATGGGTGATTGATGTAGAGTCGCAATTAACTACTCCAAATTTTGCCATGAACTATTTTGGGTATGGAAACGAAACTCAAAATAATGATGAAGAACTTGGAATGGATTACAACCGTGTTCGCATCAGAAAATTTAATGTTGCAGGCGCAATTAGACATGTGGGTCGTTATGGTAGCGAATTTAGTTTACAACCTATCTTACAACGAATGACTGTCGATGAAACCGCAAACAGATTTATCGATATTCCAGGGATTGTAAATCCGGCTGTTTTTGACAGTCAGACTTATGGAGGTTTGAAAGTAAAATATACTTTTAAAAATTCAGATTTTGCTGCAAAACCAACCCTAGGAATGTTTTTTATGATTGCCGGAACCTGGACAGCAAATCTGGATCAAACAAAACAAAACTTCCCTACACTTGAGAGTTATTTAGGCTTTACACATAAAATTGATCATACAGGAAAACTTATTTTAGCTACTTACGTAAAAGGAAAAGCAATTTTAAATAATAACTATGAGTTTTATCAGGGAGCAACTTTAGGTGGTGATACTGACTTACGTGGTTATAGAAACGAGCGTTTCTTAGGAAATTCTTATTTCTCACAAAGTTCTGATTTGCGTTTAACCATTGGAAAAATCCAACGCACAGTTGCCCCAATGACTTACGGAATTTTGGGTGGTTTTGATTATGGAAGAATCTGGCTTGATGGCGAAAACTCCAGAAAATGGCACCAGGATTATGGCGGAGGTCTTTGGATAAATGCTATCAATGTTATTACAGCAAGAATCTCTTATTTTAAATCTCCTGATGAAGTGGGAAGACTTATTTTTGGAGCTGCATATAGTTTTTAA
- a CDS encoding Pycsar system effector family protein codes for MNLVEQSEDFVSNLLKDKLSNLYSYHNFNHTLTVVTAVKELCKKEDVEGDDKEALLVAAWFHDTGYIKGYENHEKESAKIAADFLREKGKSEEFISTVSGLILATIKEYSPKNHLEKIIKDADFAHIMGAEYVTTCELLRMELKNTGIVSFSNEEWAKENLNFLMNKHRFYTDYALRKWQPLKEKNLLLVQKKIEKQEKKAAEALEDEIKKKEKLEKVEKPDRGIDTLFRVTLGNHTRLSGIADSKANILLSVNAIIISIALSSIIPKLDSPKNAHLVIPTFIMLISSVITIIFAILSTRPKVTSGFFTRDDVEAKRVNLMFFGNFYKMPLEEYDWAMNEMMKDRDYLYSTMIKDLYYLGLVLQRKYNLLRIAYNLFMIGIIITVIAFVIAFKEVSI; via the coding sequence ATGAATCTAGTAGAACAATCCGAAGATTTCGTCAGTAATTTACTCAAAGATAAACTTTCTAATTTATATTCTTACCATAATTTTAACCATACTTTAACGGTAGTTACTGCGGTAAAAGAGCTTTGCAAAAAGGAGGACGTAGAGGGTGATGATAAAGAAGCACTTTTGGTTGCGGCATGGTTTCATGATACCGGTTATATCAAAGGTTATGAAAATCACGAAAAAGAAAGTGCAAAAATTGCGGCAGATTTTTTAAGAGAAAAAGGAAAATCGGAGGAATTTATTTCTACAGTTTCGGGCCTTATTTTGGCTACGATCAAAGAATATAGTCCTAAAAATCATTTAGAAAAAATAATTAAAGATGCTGATTTCGCTCATATTATGGGCGCAGAATATGTTACTACCTGCGAGCTGCTTCGCATGGAATTGAAAAATACCGGAATTGTTTCGTTTTCTAATGAAGAATGGGCAAAAGAGAATCTAAATTTTTTAATGAATAAGCACCGCTTTTATACCGATTATGCGCTTAGAAAATGGCAGCCTTTAAAAGAGAAAAACCTTCTTCTTGTTCAAAAAAAAATTGAGAAGCAGGAAAAGAAAGCAGCTGAAGCTCTTGAAGATGAAATTAAAAAGAAAGAGAAACTCGAGAAAGTTGAAAAACCGGACCGGGGTATTGATACTTTGTTTCGTGTTACATTAGGTAATCATACGCGATTAAGCGGAATTGCGGATAGTAAAGCAAATATTTTATTATCAGTAAACGCCATTATTATTTCGATTGCACTTTCGTCTATTATACCAAAATTAGACAGTCCAAAAAATGCTCATTTGGTAATTCCGACTTTTATAATGTTGATTTCAAGTGTAATTACGATTATTTTTGCTATTCTTTCTACAAGGCCAAAAGTTACTTCAGGTTTTTTTACACGTGATGATGTAGAAGCTAAGAGAGTTAATTTGATGTTTTTTGGTAATTTTTACAAAATGCCATTGGAGGAATATGACTGGGCGATGAATGAAATGATGAAAGACCGCGATTATTTGTATTCTACAATGATCAAAGATTTGTATTATTTAGGTTTGGTTTTACAACGAAAATATAATTTACTGCGAATCGCTTACAATCTTTTTATGATTGGAATAATCATAACTGTAATTGCATTTGTGATTGCTTTTAAAGAAGTTAGTATATAA
- a CDS encoding ABC transporter permease, producing the protein MNRLISIELQKIWKNKASRILTLTYFILLSFIALIASIKFDIGPFKFHLAEMGIFNFPFIWHFNTYVAAWLKFFLAIVIVSMMANEYSYGTLKQNLIDGLSKKEFILSKFLTVTLFAFASTVFVFVMSLLLGLCFSSYTEFGIIFSDLDYLLAFFVKLTGFFSFCLFLGILVKRSAFALGFLLVWNIFEGIIRGVLAFKIFPDSNTDELITQFLPLESMSNLIVNPAPRLSVVKNIGTQMGIQTDSDYSVHYLPVLIVAIWTFIFVYFSYKLLKSRDL; encoded by the coding sequence ATGAACAGACTTATCTCTATAGAATTACAAAAAATATGGAAAAACAAAGCCAGTCGTATCCTGACTTTAACTTATTTCATCTTACTTTCATTTATTGCTTTAATTGCATCAATAAAATTTGATATTGGTCCATTTAAATTTCATCTCGCCGAAATGGGAATTTTTAATTTTCCTTTTATCTGGCACTTTAACACCTATGTTGCTGCGTGGCTAAAGTTTTTTCTGGCTATTGTAATTGTTTCTATGATGGCAAATGAATATAGCTATGGAACGCTAAAACAAAATTTAATTGACGGTTTAAGCAAAAAAGAGTTTATACTGTCTAAATTCCTCACCGTTACCCTTTTTGCTTTTGCCTCCACTGTTTTTGTTTTTGTAATGAGTTTGCTTCTGGGCTTATGCTTTTCATCTTATACAGAATTTGGAATTATTTTTTCTGACTTAGATTACTTATTAGCCTTTTTTGTAAAACTGACCGGTTTCTTTTCTTTCTGTTTATTTTTAGGAATTCTGGTAAAACGATCTGCATTTGCTCTTGGTTTTCTATTGGTCTGGAATATTTTTGAAGGGATCATAAGAGGCGTTTTGGCTTTCAAAATTTTCCCTGACAGTAATACTGATGAATTGATAACTCAATTTTTACCATTAGAATCAATGTCAAATTTGATCGTTAATCCTGCACCAAGATTATCTGTTGTAAAAAACATTGGCACCCAAATGGGTATCCAAACAGATAGTGACTACAGTGTACATTATCTTCCTGTTTTAATTGTTGCGATCTGGACATTTATATTTGTTTATTTTTCTTACAAATTATTGAAAAGTCGAGATTTATAG
- a CDS encoding ABC transporter ATP-binding protein has product METILTIENLSKRYGRIQALKNVSFSIQKGHVYGILGPNGSGKSTTLGIVLNVVNKTSGDYKWFDGKVQTHDALKKVGAIIERPNFYPYMTAEENLKLVCKIKNINYSKINEKLNLVGLTERKDSKFSTFSLGMKQRLAIASALLNDPEILILDEPTNGLDPQGIHQIRDIIKEIASHGTTILLASHLLDEVEKVCSHVVVLRKGEILYSGSVDAMSANEGFFEISSNDNIALKTVLNDHPAVGQIKEEDGKVLVYLKSELSASDLNQFLFSKNIVLNHLVKRKNSLEAQFLELTKNAAIQKN; this is encoded by the coding sequence TTGGAAACCATACTTACTATTGAGAATTTAAGCAAAAGATACGGTCGCATTCAGGCCTTGAAAAATGTATCTTTCAGCATACAAAAAGGGCATGTTTATGGCATTTTAGGCCCAAACGGAAGTGGAAAATCAACCACTTTGGGTATTGTTTTAAATGTTGTTAATAAAACATCCGGGGATTATAAATGGTTTGACGGAAAAGTACAAACTCATGATGCCTTAAAAAAAGTGGGCGCGATTATAGAAAGACCTAATTTTTATCCTTACATGACAGCTGAGGAGAATCTTAAATTGGTTTGCAAAATTAAAAATATAAACTACTCGAAGATAAATGAGAAACTAAATCTTGTTGGCTTAACAGAAAGAAAAGACAGCAAATTCAGTACATTTTCATTAGGAATGAAACAGCGTCTTGCAATAGCATCGGCACTATTAAATGATCCGGAAATTTTGATTTTAGATGAGCCAACCAATGGCTTAGATCCTCAGGGAATTCATCAAATTCGTGATATTATCAAAGAAATTGCATCACATGGAACTACGATTTTATTGGCTTCTCATCTATTAGATGAAGTAGAAAAAGTATGCTCACATGTTGTGGTTTTAAGAAAAGGCGAAATATTATATTCCGGTTCGGTTGATGCAATGTCTGCAAATGAAGGTTTCTTCGAAATCTCATCAAATGACAATATTGCTTTAAAAACAGTTTTAAACGATCATCCCGCTGTTGGCCAAATTAAAGAAGAGGATGGAAAAGTTTTAGTTTATCTAAAATCAGAATTATCAGCCTCAGATTTAAATCAGTTTTTATTCTCCAAAAACATTGTTTTAAATCATTTAGTAAAACGCAAAAATAGCCTCGAAGCACAATTTTTAGAACTAACCAAAAACGCCGCCATCCAAAAAAACTAA
- a CDS encoding GAF domain-containing protein has translation MDIHLYNESPFKTIISFHKLIESFEEIALSDVDYRANYAKAILKQIEAFPELRTGIKDYATIKDNEVLIKNLLADLFPTALTHNEIKAITIPFQNLSFNYTERFKKILSNAGSEFDMEIRDFDDHQFYINNCCLILGAYYKQKIDFNKPFFYDIPDENGVEKHYRILYNADFMEITPTENSVELTQEDIDLLMDNYGDIELWKSKFPKGSWTLKGFGIVSLFDATTESAISNLKSNLLKPDSKAGPTNEIVSNIFKSIFKIPDLKVGFIVYNPEEEKFIRPIKFDTQLQSFLLSKDQEIDCKNAFFGCTFEKLLDNKEPLVISNVKKFIEEGPNKKLGEHLLKQGVQSCVFAPVIKDGHLLGVVELVSPHARDLNTVNATKLELVLPYLTDTIDRYNTDMQHQIEAIIQREYTTIHPSVYWKFRRESQNYFQNSNHTKDYIFKEISFKNVYPLYGQIDIKGSSEHRNETVKRDLKNQLTSILEIFESQDPNTNLVLLEQRKFELESFREELDSPLKADTEQQIQRYIEEEIHPLLKNTKETEKSEKLEREYFESLDEKTGLFYKERKKFDNAMSIINKKLASVLDKKQVEAQQIYPHYYERFKTDGVEHNLYIGASISPTKPFDIMYLHNLRLWQLQTLCEMELEHHQLKESLPYELDVTSLILVFSVPLSIRFRMDEKRFDVDGTYNARYEVVKKRIDKANIKGTNERITEKEKITIVYSQNNEETEYLKYIKYLQHKKILEPAIEQFEVEDLQGVSGLKAIRVKVINNSVNPTAKKITYQDLLDELN, from the coding sequence ATGGATATTCATTTATACAACGAAAGTCCTTTCAAAACTATCATATCATTTCATAAATTAATTGAATCTTTTGAAGAAATTGCTTTATCAGATGTTGATTACCGAGCAAACTACGCCAAAGCAATACTTAAACAAATAGAAGCTTTTCCTGAACTAAGAACTGGTATTAAGGATTACGCTACTATTAAAGATAATGAAGTACTGATCAAAAATCTACTGGCCGATTTGTTCCCTACTGCTTTAACGCATAATGAAATAAAAGCAATTACGATTCCTTTTCAGAATTTATCTTTTAATTATACGGAACGATTCAAAAAAATTCTAAGCAATGCAGGATCTGAATTTGATATGGAAATTCGTGATTTCGACGATCATCAATTCTATATAAATAATTGTTGCTTAATTTTAGGAGCATATTACAAGCAGAAAATAGATTTTAATAAACCTTTTTTTTACGATATTCCGGATGAGAACGGTGTCGAAAAACATTATCGCATTTTGTACAATGCTGATTTTATGGAAATTACTCCAACAGAAAACTCAGTAGAATTAACCCAGGAAGACATTGATTTGTTGATGGATAATTACGGTGATATTGAACTTTGGAAATCTAAATTCCCTAAAGGAAGCTGGACTCTCAAAGGCTTCGGAATTGTTTCTTTGTTTGATGCTACTACAGAAAGTGCCATTTCGAACTTAAAAAGTAATTTACTAAAACCCGATTCTAAAGCTGGTCCAACTAATGAAATCGTATCTAATATTTTTAAATCAATTTTTAAAATTCCAGATTTAAAAGTTGGTTTTATTGTCTACAATCCTGAGGAAGAAAAATTCATAAGACCTATAAAATTTGATACACAACTGCAAAGTTTTCTACTTTCTAAAGATCAGGAAATAGATTGCAAGAATGCTTTTTTTGGATGCACATTCGAAAAATTGTTAGACAATAAGGAGCCTTTAGTAATTTCTAATGTAAAAAAATTCATTGAAGAGGGACCAAACAAGAAACTTGGTGAGCATTTATTAAAACAAGGTGTTCAAAGTTGTGTTTTTGCTCCTGTTATAAAAGACGGACATTTACTGGGTGTTGTAGAATTAGTTTCTCCGCACGCCAGAGATTTAAATACGGTAAATGCAACTAAACTCGAATTGGTTCTTCCGTATTTAACGGATACAATTGATCGCTATAATACTGATATGCAACATCAGATTGAAGCTATCATACAACGTGAATACACCACGATTCACCCAAGCGTTTACTGGAAATTCAGACGAGAATCTCAAAATTACTTTCAAAACTCAAATCATACAAAAGATTATATTTTTAAGGAAATTTCCTTTAAGAATGTATATCCGTTATATGGACAAATTGACATTAAAGGTTCGTCTGAACACCGAAACGAAACAGTGAAACGAGATCTTAAAAATCAACTAACTTCTATTTTAGAAATCTTTGAATCTCAAGATCCAAATACTAATTTGGTCTTATTGGAACAAAGAAAGTTTGAATTAGAATCGTTTCGCGAGGAGTTAGATTCTCCACTAAAAGCAGATACTGAACAGCAAATTCAGCGTTATATTGAAGAAGAAATTCATCCGCTTTTGAAAAACACGAAAGAAACTGAAAAAAGCGAAAAACTGGAGCGTGAATATTTTGAAAGTCTGGACGAAAAAACTGGTTTGTTTTATAAGGAAAGAAAAAAGTTTGATAATGCAATGTCTATTATCAACAAAAAACTTGCATCGGTATTAGATAAAAAACAAGTTGAAGCCCAACAGATTTATCCGCATTATTATGAGCGTTTTAAAACAGACGGTGTAGAGCATAATTTATATATTGGAGCCTCTATTTCGCCAACAAAACCGTTTGATATTATGTATTTGCACAATCTTAGATTATGGCAATTACAGACTCTATGTGAAATGGAACTAGAACATCATCAGCTTAAAGAATCTCTTCCGTATGAACTGGATGTAACATCTTTAATTTTGGTCTTTAGTGTTCCGCTTTCCATTCGATTTAGAATGGATGAAAAACGTTTTGATGTTGACGGAACTTATAATGCAAGATACGAAGTGGTTAAAAAACGTATTGATAAAGCGAATATTAAAGGTACAAACGAACGAATTACCGAGAAAGAAAAAATTACTATTGTCTATTCTCAAAATAATGAAGAAACGGAGTATTTAAAATATATCAAATACTTACAGCACAAAAAAATACTGGAACCGGCGATCGAGCAGTTTGAAGTTGAAGATCTTCAGGGTGTTTCAGGGTTAAAAGCAATTCGTGTAAAAGTGATTAACAATTCTGTTAATCCAACAGCAAAAAAAATCACTTATCAGGATTTATTAGATGAGCTCAACTAA